Sequence from the Mytilus trossulus isolate FHL-02 unplaced genomic scaffold, PNRI_Mtr1.1.1.hap1 h1tg000373l__unscaffolded, whole genome shotgun sequence genome:
actaacaaaatttattatatactactaacggttaacgaggccgggataaggtaccggtatttgatgtatcaactaacaaatgtgaaaaactatcaataaaacatgagaacttaaaaaaaaataattcattaaatggTATTTAATGGTATGGAGCGCAGTAGTGTCAAAATGCGGAAATGATTAAAGTGTTATTCAAAATAGATTTTTCGTCCATGCTCCACGTGTATTGATGACAGATTGGCTCGCAGTCCAGTAGCTGCCCTTAGTAAATGCGCTACTCATGTGGCCGGAATTAACGTGTTATGCGTTGACGCAAAGCGAAGGAAGCGCTAATCCCTTGAAGTTAGTTTTTTTTAGGTGAACGATATCTCGACCTCCCCTGTGCAGTTGCAAATCATCGGTATCTGTTTAGAAGCCTCTAAACTCTTGACTTATGCACACTTATTCGAGCCGCAACGTCGGCAACAATTATTCCGGTATCAGCTATTTCAAGAGAAAAATATCTAAGATTGACCTGTAATTTTAAACAGTCTTATTTTTCCCCCCGGTCGGTTGATTTCGCGCCATTTCAGCGTTGCACGTGTTATTGATGTTTTAGCTTCTATACCTGTACTTTTGAAACGAAATTTTAGAATTATTGTTCACATACGTTTAGAGACACAACATTGGtaagaaaaacacacaaacGTTGGAAAAAATGTATGAGGCATAAATCATCAAAGCTcgtgtttaaattgaaaatttgtcgCTCGCGAGGGTATTAATATATTCTGGCAATTTACTGGAACTGAATGGATAAAGTCTTGAGATGCTTGTATCAATCCTTCATTAATATAGTGTTTCGACGGCAAGtttatatatactttacatGGGTTTAATTGTAGGCCCACCACCTTCAGGGATTGtcctttattttcttatttcttatttgaaaTGACGTTATAAAATCCGCTGAATTTTTTCCTGCTAAAGTTGGTTTCTCTATGAATATCTTATCGTAATCACATCTTGCTGTAAGATATACCAATGCTTGATGGTGTAAGTTTGCAGTTTAATTCGCATGGGTTATATTAGGTAACACTATGTTGTGGATATAAGCCAACTTAACAATTACAACCAACTCGTGCTAGAATATTATAAAACCATCTTCCACGTATCTTCCATCATAAATGCTATTATTTctctttaaatattataaaaaaacattattttcaaaatattgtacatttgAATATAACAACATTCAGGAGAACAGCTGCACCAAGATATTGTTAATATAGAAGTCCTTTTAAATCGGAGATATTATCTTTTGTAGTGACATTGATACCAATTCTAATACGCATATTTCCCCTCGGATACACGGATATAAACACCCTTCACCTTAAAACCTTTTGTCtagttttatattcaaattctaacaatgtttaaaataagttaaaaataagtGACTGTTTAAGTACAcggatatacattttgtaaacaacATATTTCGTTAAATTCATGTGTTAGTTATTTCTATAAACTAGACGTCAACAGGAAGATTgctttttcatttgtcatttgtaaaatctttatttcagtTTTAGGATACATATATGTCCAGGTTGATTTGCATTTTAGAAGCAGTATAAAACATTACATTACATTTGGCaggaaaaacaaaagtatatcgaattaaaaatgaatattctgCAAACTACTGTTCTCGTACTTTATTCTAGTTTATATTCATCAGTGGACGGAACCTGCAGCAGACATCTTGGACCAAGTGGATCCCATGGATGCGTTCGCTTACGTTATTACCATGAATATCAATCAGCAACATGTGTATCCAATGCGTATTTAAGAGCAAAGTGGAATAATTACCATCATTGCAGATACCATACCACGTATTGCTGGGCCCAATGCATGACAGAAAGATACAATATATCTAGCGGTCCTGTCTTCAAGGATTGCAAATGTGTACCAGTTACCACTGTTCCGACTACACTTATACCCAACAACTGTAACTACCCATCTGGCAAAAATTGTTCATGGTTTGATAACTGTTTTGACACTATGTACTCATGCAATGGAACATCTTTAACAGAAATAAAGGACGTATCTCTAAGATTATGTCATGCCAACACGCCTATATTGAAATTATCAACAAAAGGTTTAGACTTTGTAGCTgctgttaaaaaatgttttccatttttcatgGCTCCTGTATTGAAATTGCATCACAGTTGTACTGCTATTGAAAATATAGCTGACGAAGTACGACAAACCTGTCTTATTAAGCCTTTCGGAGGGATCAGTTTGTGTGAGCTGGGTATAAATGCCGTATGGACTATTTTTTGGAGTTTTAGAAATGAGTTTGCAACAACATTCATTCCAGGCCTTCGCTCATTttcaaaacaagtacaaaagtGTGCACAAAACTACACTTACAGGTTAGGCATGATTAGTGTTATGAAAAAGATTAAACTATATTTCAAAGCTTCGGTCCGACCATACATAGATATAACTATTGCCGAGAAATATTTGTCTCAACTTGCAGAAGTATTGCAGTTAAAGAACAATGGAATTATGTGGTATGCAGACCTTAACGAAGATACATCTATTTCAATTCTATTTGCAATTCGTGATCCCTCAACGACATTTTTTACCTCCTTCAATGCAAGTGTGGAAACCGCAATAATAGCAATCAGACAGATGGTCAAAACTGGAGAAACGCAATTGCATATTGACGGTTTCCTTGTTAATCTAGAATCGGTATTTTCCTGTCAGGATTTTGAATGTTTGGACCCAAATCACACCGTAGTTGAAGGTAAGTAAATTCTATATAAGAACATAcgagtatttatatttaaaacggaCAACAAACTTTAAGGCGAAATAATGcctgacaatattttttttgaaagaccAAACGATAAACACGATATACAAAACATTACAGAGAGACCACTGAAGACGGTGAAAATTTAATCTCGCAACAAAACTGATATAAAGTCATCGTATGTGCTCTGGAATGGATTCTCATTTCTGATTCTCTAGGAGCAACGTACTTCATAGAACATGCacgatagttttttttttaatgaaacgaGGTTTATGTTTTCAAGGCATTGCATGGAGATTTAAAGATATCGAATTTGGTTTGTAGGAAACGGTTcttgaaattattattatttcaggaAAGAACAAACCAGAAACGATTTAAAATACACGAGGAGTGAATGAATATAATGGACATTAGAAAATGGCATTAATAGTCCTAAGATAATTTTCCGGCGTATTTTAAGCAAACAAAATTAGGAATTTGTTTTAACCagtcataaaattaaaataacgcACTCAATTTCATGTATTCGAAGCGCATTTATTGATTAAACGTCATCAGGAACGCCATAATCTTGACATTTTAAGGCCAAGGAGCCAAAAGTCAAAAGTCataatcaatgtataatatagAGCTAAATATATAGTCAGGTATTTAtactaacttttattttttctagccatttatgtttttttgttcattctATACACGTGTGATACGGTGCTTTTTGTCCGcaatttgctttttgtccgcttttgctttttgtccgataattttgctttttgtccgacacttttgctttttgtccgttgaaTTTTGTCCGTTtcgctttttgtccgataatttcgctttttgtccgacacttttgctttttgtccgttgctttttgtccgtttcgctttttgtccgataattttgctttttgtccgaaacttttgcttttgtccgttttgcctttttagctcacctggaccAGAGGGTTAAGTGAGCTTTTTTCACTTGGTATCCGTCGTCGTCGATAACTTTCAGAAAATCTGAAACTAATGgcaaaattaaagcaaaaatagccacaatcatccttaggatatgtagttttaaaaaggTATCCGATGACCCCACCCAAAAAATCAAGATTgccgccatgtctaaaaatagaacattgtggtaaaatgtagattttagcTTTTATCTccgaaactaaagcatttagttCTGGgataaaaataatcattaagTCATAATCTATATGCCCGAGATTTGTCAGTTACATTAGACAACGCGTTTAGGGATTGCTGCcctgatattttaattttaaggtGAATTAgcatatttaagttttaatttgattgaagttttattttaagGTCGTTATAACGAGTAAGCTTACTTGTT
This genomic interval carries:
- the LOC134701942 gene encoding uncharacterized protein LOC134701942, which gives rise to MNILQTTVLVLYSSLYSSVDGTCSRHLGPSGSHGCVRLRYYHEYQSATCVSNAYLRAKWNNYHHCRYHTTYCWAQCMTERYNISSGPVFKDCKCVPVTTVPTTLIPNNCNYPSGKNCSWFDNCFDTMYSCNGTSLTEIKDVSLRLCHANTPILKLSTKGLDFVAAVKKCFPFFMAPVLKLHHSCTAIENIADEVRQTCLIKPFGGISLCELGINAVWTIFWSFRNEFATTFIPGLRSFSKQVQKCAQNYTYRLGMISVMKKIKLYFKASVRPYIDITIAEKYLSQLAEVLQLKNNGIMWYADLNEDTSISILFAIRDPSTTFFTSFNASVETAIIAIRQMVKTGETQLHIDGFLVNLESVFSCQDFECLDPNHTVVEDIQYSTVHSKDVPFHKLNHTKTPPSLHWYQNKKDDHHVLTVSGLIGMICGIVIFIVLCVCIGWLWHMKRSKEDIMPLVVEKY